The Sinomicrobium kalidii genome contains a region encoding:
- a CDS encoding DinB family protein — protein MTKRDFTALADYSNWADGISIKWLKQINAEQWEQSVVSSFSSIRETAIHIVSAKKIWVDFWTKVPDPVYLSSEFKGTKNELIEIWENTSKDLKNFVENFPEEDYKKSVTFIYPNGREGQMIFWQTFLHFVNHAAYHRGQLVALLRQTGFTNFSNTDLATFFIRRKKNNI, from the coding sequence ATGACAAAAAGAGATTTTACGGCGTTGGCAGATTACAGCAATTGGGCCGACGGCATAAGTATTAAATGGTTAAAACAGATCAATGCTGAACAATGGGAACAATCTGTTGTAAGCAGTTTTAGCAGCATCAGGGAAACTGCAATTCACATTGTGAGTGCTAAAAAAATCTGGGTTGACTTTTGGACAAAAGTTCCTGACCCTGTTTACCTGTCTTCCGAGTTTAAAGGCACAAAAAACGAACTGATAGAGATTTGGGAAAATACCTCGAAAGACTTGAAAAACTTCGTTGAAAATTTTCCCGAAGAAGATTATAAAAAGTCTGTTACGTTTATTTACCCGAATGGAAGAGAAGGGCAAATGATATTTTGGCAAACATTTCTTCATTTCGTCAACCACGCTGCATATCATCGCGGACAATTGGTTGCATTATTGCGACAAACAGGGTTTACCAATTTTTCCAATACGGATTTAGCCACTTTTTTTATACGCCGAAAAAAGAATAATATATAA
- a CDS encoding helix-turn-helix transcriptional regulator produces the protein MDTLKVSGYVSRKPAQRNKIVLQHHFINFLEEGEKIIHYANNATVVTNSHFAILSANNCLMTEKLSVDKEYRSTLFFFNNEELTRFFIKYDTVIKGMSSQQEKSEAPFLVFKKDEFVMNHMASLKMIQRKPSLISSQLLQLKFEELMLHLLERYPQEILSFNTRPREAYSDMEIRKAVEENITNNLTLSELAFLCHTSVSTFKRRFVKLYNITPSQYFLQRKMEIAASMLLQNENPGEIFYKVGYESHSGFSQSFKQIYGISPKQFQQQKMTVSQ, from the coding sequence ATGGACACTTTAAAGGTATCTGGCTATGTTTCCCGGAAACCGGCACAAAGAAATAAAATAGTGCTTCAACACCACTTTATTAATTTTTTGGAGGAGGGAGAGAAGATTATACATTATGCAAATAACGCTACGGTTGTTACAAATTCCCATTTTGCCATCCTTTCTGCAAATAATTGTTTAATGACTGAAAAACTTTCTGTTGATAAGGAATATCGCAGCACTTTATTTTTCTTTAACAATGAGGAGCTAACACGTTTTTTTATTAAATATGATACGGTTATTAAAGGAATGTCATCGCAGCAGGAAAAATCTGAAGCGCCTTTTTTAGTATTTAAGAAGGATGAATTCGTTATGAACCATATGGCTTCACTTAAAATGATTCAGCGAAAACCGTCTCTTATCTCATCTCAATTACTACAACTAAAATTTGAAGAGTTAATGCTTCATCTCCTGGAAAGGTATCCGCAGGAAATACTGTCCTTCAACACAAGGCCCCGGGAAGCGTATTCAGATATGGAAATACGGAAAGCAGTTGAAGAAAATATTACGAATAACCTCACCTTGAGCGAACTGGCATTTTTGTGCCATACAAGCGTTTCTACATTCAAACGAAGATTTGTAAAATTATACAATATTACACCAAGCCAATACTTCTTACAACGAAAAATGGAAATTGCAGCATCGATGTTATTACAAAATGAAAACCCTGGGGAGATTTTTTACAAAGTAGGTTACGAAAGTCATTCCGGTTTTTCGCAATCCTTCAAACAAATTTACGGTATAAGTCCTAAACAATTCCAACAACAAAAAATGACTGTTTCCCAATAG